AGAAATACCGAACGCACTCGCTAGTTCTTCAATCGCTGTATCAGCTAAGATACTTAGCCAAGTAAACATTAGTACTTCGGCGTTGTTTGTTTTATCTTATATGAAACTCCTAAGAATCGAAGCTGTGAATGTGGAAGCATTTTGGAGTCAGCATAGTCATCAGGTAATTCTTTCTGGATGACAAAGGCATTGGTTAACCCAGAACAAGTTCGCACAGAAGATACTTTTAAGTACAGACCATATAATGTTTCATGGATTCCGATGTCTACCAAACCGTCCACACTCTTTGAAAGCTGGCTTGAAAAAGCTGGTATCCTAGATGTACGGATTAGACGAGAATAGCATTGTAGTGATAGAGGGAATTTTAGGATTGAAGCAACCCTATGAATCCAGCATTGTCGCCCTACACAGATATTCTAAATAACGCACCCAAAGATGATAAGGAAGCTCTTGTCGCATTCTTGTCCGCCGAACTCCCTGACCTTTGGTACGGCGACTATGAAGCCATGACTTTCACTGACGATTATCCCTATTCACTTGCTGAACTCGACATTGTATCCATCACACTCGACAAGCTGACCTATTTGTACGATATGGGGAATGCCTATGACGAAGGAGATCCCCAAAATCCCCGTGTAGAGTCGCGTGTTGTAGCCGTATATGGATGCTCTCAGCTGCCCCGAACCAACCGCGATACCAGCCGGATGCGGGGTTGGTTAGGACCCAGCGGTCTGCGTGGCGATGGCAACTACGATAAAGGTCACTTTATTGCGCACATGGCCGGTGGAGGACTGGACATCAACTTGTTTTTTCAACGCCGTGATATTAATCGCGGCTGGTCGGAACGCGGCAAGGTGTACCGACGAATGGAGCGTTACTGCGCCGAACACCTGGGAGCCTTTTGCTTTTCTCGTCCCCAGTATCATGACCGCACTTGGCAGCCTTGCGCTATTGAATACGGAATACTTTTGCCGGATAGCACGTTATGGGTCGAATGGTTTGAAAACTAGCCGTGAACTGACTATGTTTGGGTCTACCTGTGGGGGTCAAAAACCTCATCCAGGGGTGTTTTCTTGGTCAAGCGATCCATCGATAGTCGTAATGAAGTCCGCCAAGAACGGGGTATCCAATGACATGCGATGTTCCTTCCAGATCTTCAAAACAACAGCATCTGATGGATCTGGGATGCGTTGACCAAGGCCTTGATGCGAACGTGCGTGATTGAATCATAAGAGGGATACATTCCCCTCGGCTTGCCGCGAATAGTGTTCAACAAAATCCGGTCCGAAGGGCGAAATTCCTATCACCGTAGCTTGCTGCGGTGATAGGAATTTCGAGGATTTTGTCTTTATTGAAGATTGCAGGACCTCCAGCAAGAAGTCTTCATTCAGTGCGGCACGATAGCGTTTGTTTTTCAACGACCCTTTGGCCGGATGGTGCTGCAAGAGATTCAGCGCGATTTTGCGCAGCAGCGTCAGATTGTCATTGGCATTCTGAAGTGAAGTTCGGGAGGCATCTTCGCCAAAGACCTGTAGGGGCTAAAAGTCAATCCACAGTGAAATCGGGTAGAATTCCTCGCAGTAGCACATTGTAATGATCAGCATGTCCCCGCAAGGTTATCAACCAGTGATCGTTAACCAAATAGAACGAAAGATAAGCCAGATCATACGATACAGGGTGGGGTGGCTCGAGACGCGGTTCAAGCAATGGACCCGGCCAGTGGTCGGCCACCAGGTGATCGGGACGCTGGTTGATTTGAAGCGAAGCAAACACGAGTTGATCGCGGAGAACATGTTCCTGCGCCAGCAGTTGGTTGTGCTGGAACGACAGGTAGTCCGTCCGAAGCTAATCCAACGCGATCGACAGGTGCTGATGTTACTGGCGAGTCAGATCAAAGGTTGGAAGGAAGCCTTGATCGTGGTGAAGCCGGACACCTTGATTGGCTGGCACCGATTGGGCTTCCGGTTATTCTGGCGACGAAAATCACGAGTCAGGCAGGGTAGGCCACCGATCGCGGCAGAGATGATTGCGCTGATCGAGGAGATGGCGATTAACAACCGCACCTGGCGGGCCAAACGGATTCAGGGTGAGCTGCTCAAGCTAGGGATCACGGTGAGCAAGGAAACGATCAGGAAGTACATGCGACGAGCGAGACAAGCGTTACTGCCGCTCAAACGGCGCCAGACTTGGGCGACGTTCCTGGCGAATCATGCAGGCGAAATCTGGGCGTGTGATTTTGTGCAGACCTATGACCTCTTCTTCCGAACGGTGTTCGTGTATTTCATCGTTGAATTGGAATCGCGCAAGGTTGTGCACTATGGGGTGACACATTCACCCAGTGATGGGTGGGTTGCTCAACAGATCAGGGAAGCCATGCCCTATACGGAGGGACCTCGCTTTTTAATCCGAGACAATGACAAGAAGTATAGGCAGCGCTTTACCCGAGTAGCCGAGGATCGTCAGATTGAGGTGGTCAAAACGCCGGTGAAGGCACCGCGAGCCAATGCGATTTGCGAGAGGTTCATTGGCAGTGTGAGACGCGAATGTCTGGATCATCTCATCTTGAGTGAGCGACATCTCCAGCGTGTCATTGGAGAGTATATTGCGTATTTCAATCACGCCCGGCCGCATCAAGGGATTGGCCAGCGGATTCCTGATCCACCAGAAGATAGTCTGAGAGCAGGCATCGAGTTGCCATCACGCATCGTCGGAAATCCGGTCCTTGGAGGACTGCACCATGACTATCGACGGATGCTTGAGTGACGAATCGGCTGCTGATCGACTTTTTGACCCCCACAGGCGAAACTCTGTGAGTATTTCGGCGTTGACGAGTGGACTCTTTGGAAACTTGATAAGGGCCGGAGACACAGTGATAACAGGGGAGAGCTAGTGGGCGAAGCCACGGTTAGCGCGTAGCTTCGCCCTGGTTGCCCTGTTCTGAGCAGGGCAAGCCACAATGAATTGTATCGGGGTCCGTTGCGTTTGAATAATCGGACCGGGGATCAAGTCGAAGGCTAGATGGTTTCTGAAGGCTGGAAGCCGTAAAAAGAAAACGGCTCGTCTGCTGAATCAGACAAGCCGCTGGTTTTGCGCACCTTAACAACTTCATACATTGTCTGTAGCGAGTTGTCAGGCACCCAATTGGGGTCCGGAACCCCTGCAAAGCACGGTTTTTCCAGTCGGGGCGCCCGGATTTGAACCGGGGGCCTCTTGCACCCCATGCAAGCGCGCTAGCCAAACTGCGCCACGCCCCGAAACGCACGGTAATGGTAGCCGTAGAGAGCGGCGTTGTCAAGGTGCGGTTTCCGCTAGACCGCATCCCGGACCGTCCGGTAACGCGCCAGCGCGTCCCGGTCGTGCTCGGCGAGCGTCTGTTCGAGCTGCTCGACCAGATCGCGGTTCCCCACGAAGAACGGCACGCACTGGTGCAGACTCTTCGGTTGCAGGTCCAGAATATCCGTGAGGCCATCCGATGCGTAGCCACCGGCCTGCGCGGCGATGTACGCGAGCGGCTGCACTTCATAGGTCAGACGCAGCTTGCCGGTCGGGTTGGCGGCGCTGCCGGGGTAGAGGAACACGCCGCCGCGCAGCAGATTGCGATGAAAGTCCGCCACGAGGCTCCCGATGTAGCGCTGGGCGAGCGGCTGCATGTCGGGTTCATTCTGCGCCTGGCACCAGCGCACGTATGTGCGGATGCCGGGTGTCCACTCGCGCTCGTAGCCGTGGTTGATGCTGTAATACTTGCCCGGCGACGGGATGCGGATGTCCGGGTGGCTCAACAGAAATTCGCCGACACTCGTATCGAGCGTAAAGCCGTGCACGCCCGCACCCGTGCTGTAGACCAGCATCGTGCTCGATCCGTACACGACGTAGCCCGCTGCGACCAGCGCCGTGCCGGGCTGCAAAACGTCCGCCTCCGTGCCGTGCCCGTTGCCCGGCGTGATCTTGCGGTGGATGGCGAAAATCGTACCGATCGAGGCGTTGACGTCGATGTTGGATGAGCCGTCGAGTGGATCGTAAATGAGCACGTAGTAGCCGGGCTGGTGGTGATCGGGGATGCGGCGCAGCTCGTCGTGCTCCTCCGATGCCATAACGCACACGCGCCGTGTGTGGTCGTTCATGCGGAAGATCACCTCATCCGCGTAGACGTCGAGCTTCTGCTGGATCTCGCCGTGCACGTTGATGCCTGTCGTCGCGCCGAGGATGTTCGCCAGTCCGGCGCGCGTCGTCTCCCGTGCGATCAGCTTGGCGGACAGGGCGATGTCGTACAGCAAACTGGTCAGCCGCCCCGTGGCTTCGGGGAATCGCTCCTGCTGATCCAGAATGTGGCGCTCGATGGTTTGCAGCCGTTGCGGGGCGGCTTCCGGGTCCATGTTGGCTCCTTCCGAGTGAAACGCGGCATAGATCCATTGTGGCATAGTCTGCTTCGCGCGACAACGCCGTTGGCCTTCGCCGGGCGCTCTGGTACACTTGGCCCTCTTCGGCGGACGCTTGACGGCGTGGAGCTGCATGACGAAAGAATCCCCATGAATATTCGATCCCTACACCGGCGCCCGGCAGTGCGCTATGGCCTCGTGGTGGCTGGCTGCGCGCTGATCGTGATCGGCCTCGATCTGTTCACGAACCTGATGGACCGCAGCCGCTACCTGTGGGACTTCGTGGTCTACTTCGACATGGCCGAAAATGGCCTTGTCGGCAACCCGAACCTGTGGGCGCCGTTCGTCTATCGTTTCCTGACGCCGCTGCTGGCGGGAAATCTGGCGGCGCTGTTGTCGGTCAGCACCGAGACGGGCTTCGTCATCCTCAACTACGTGGGCGGGATCTGGCAGTTGGTGATGGTCTACGTGCTGGCCGAGCATTTCAGCCGCCGCGCGTGGCACGCCTGGACCGCCGTGGCCGCCATCGCGCTGTCACTCTACCAGATCAAGTACATGTTCTGGGACGTCGCCCGGCCCGATCCGCTGGCGTACCCGCTGATGGCCATCGCGGTGCTGGCGCTGTTCCACAAGCGGTACGGTATGTGCGTGGCGGTGTCGTGCATCGGGCTGCTCACGCGCGAATTTTTGATCGTGCCGCCGATCGTGCTGGAGCTGCTGCTGCTGCAAGACTACTGGCGCACGCGCTCGCGCGCGACACTGCGCTGGATGGTGTTCACCTTCGTGCTGGTCAGCCTGTTCGTCATCGTGCCGCGCGCCCTGATCCCGATCTACGACACCGGCCAGTACGTCGATCCGGTCAACGATCCCGGCTCGCTGAAGAACCTGCTGCGCGCGCCGCTGTCGGAACGGCGCGACTTCAATTTCGCCTTCAACCTGATCAGCTATTTCCTGCCGGTGTTGCTGCTGCTCACGCCGGACCGGGCGCGGCGCGCCTGGGCGGATCTGGCCGGATACCGCTGGTTCCTCCTGTTTTTTATCGTGCCGGTGTTGGTGCTGACCATGTACGGTGGCACGGACCTGTCGCGCTTCGTGACGTACCTGTTTATTCCGCTGGTGATGATGCTGGTCGTGATGCTGCGGCACGGGATTCCGGCGGTAGAAGTCCTTTACATGCTGGTGGCGGTCGCCATCTACAACAAGATCTTCCTCCCGATCCCCGATCTGCTCGATCCCATCCTCGATTTTTATGGCGGCTACGACAACCGCGTGAACGTCGTGACGCTGATGCGGTTGTACGAGGTGGCGGCGTTCATGGTGGGGGCGGTGCTGCTGCGCGGACTGCTGGTCCTCGCAGCGCGCCGGAACAGTAACATGGCCCCGGAGCAGGCGGAGCAGGGCGCATAACCTCACGCGGCATATGTCGTGTGAGGTGGTTCCCCTTGCCTCCGTTTGCGCTGCTGCTGGCGGACGCGACATAACGGCGTCATGTAGGGGCGGGTTTCTAACCCGCCCGGCTCTTTGCTTTTCGCTCTTGCTCTTCCCTGGACTCTGCTCTTCCACTTGTGCGGGGCCTCGGAGGAAAAAACGGGCGGAGCAGGCCCCGCGCCTACGAAAGGCCGTGTTCCCCTCGGAAATGCTTAACTTGATGCGTAGGGGTTTCTAACCTGTCTCCTACCCAACCCGCTGGGCTTCGCTTGTCTCCCCTCTCCATACATCAAGTTGGCGAGGGGCCGGGGGTGAGGTCTCTCTGATGACCGCATCAGGTTGTTGAACTGTATAGGCTGCCGACGACCCCGGAAACAAAAAAACGGCGCGCCTCATCATGAAGCGCGCCGCTGTGGTTGCTGCGTTGGCGCCAGGTGCTGTGAACCCAGTCCGGCGACGCAGAAGTAAGCCGGTGGTTTTTCGTAGGGGCGATGCTTGCATCGCCCGTTTGTGTGTAGGGGCAATTCACGCCTTTCCCCGACGTAACCAGCGACATGTTTACGCCCCGAGGTACGAGAGGCTGTTATGAACCGGTTGCGTGAATAGGCGCGCGGGAAAAGCAACCTCACCCCCACTCGCTAACGCTCGTTTCCGGGGTCCCCGCGCAACCCTGTTGCGCGGGATGGATTGCCCCCTCTCCAATCCGATTGGAGAGGGGGCCGGGGGGTGAGGTGCTCTTAATCCAGCGCCGTCTTGGCCGTTTATGGCGCGACAGGGCGCAGCCCGTTCTAGCTCACCGGCAGGATATCGCCCAGCAGCTCGTTGTACGTCGGTTCGTCCGGCACGCGGTCGAGCCAATCTTCATTGCGCTCGATGTCCGCGGCGGCCTTCTGCGCGTCGAGCCAGGTGGTGAAAGCTTCGCTGCGTGCCGAGCTGAGCTGGCTGGCCGTCAGGTCGCGCACTTCGCGCCCCAGCACCTGGATGATGTGGTAGCCGAACTGCGACTCGACCGGGCCAACGATCTCGCCCAGGGTAGCGTTCATTGCTGCATCGGCGAAAGCCGAGTCGTACGCGTCGGGGCTGGACCAGCCCAGGCTGCCACCGCCGGACGCGCTGCCCGTGTCGTCGGACAGGGCCTTCGCCAGATCCGCGAACGGCTCGCCGCTTTGCAGGGCTTCCATCGCGGCTTCGGCGCGGGCCTGCGCGTCGGCGCGCTGCTCGTCGGTGGGCGGTGTGGTGTCGCTCGGGTTATCCGGGTTGAACGCGAACAGCAAATGCCGCGTGTTGACCTGGAGTTCCTCGGCGGGCGTGTCTTTGGTGACTTCGTCCATCACGGCCTGACTCAGCGCCTGATAGTAGAAGACCTGCCGCACGACTTCGCGGTCCACGTCCGAGCCTTCCTGCGCGCTCTCGTAGTAGTTGTCGGCTGCGTTTTCGAGCGTGCCCTGGATCTGGCCCGCTTCGAGCGTCGCGGTCGGGGTCAGCGTCATGACCGAGGTCGGCGTGGAGATCGGCTCGGCGGCTTCCGTCGCGTCGCTCGCTTCGGTGGCTTCCGCCGTGCTGGCGGCGCCGGTCGGCACCGGCGTCGGCGTAGTGGTCGGCGCGGGCGTGTTCGACGGCGTCGCGGACACCAGCGGGGTCGGCGTCACGCTTGGCACGGTGGTCGGCGTGGACGTTTCCTGCTCCGGCAGGGTCAGGCCAACCGTCTGCGCCATATACTCGTCCACCTGCCGGTCGATCTCGGCGTCGTCGATGGTGATGCCAAGCTCATCCGCCGCCTGCTGGAGCACCAGCTCCTCTTCCATTTCATCCAGGACCTGCCCGCCAAACAGCGCCGGGGTCTGGAGCTGGCTGATCTGCTGGCTGGCATACTGCTGGAGCGTGGTCAGGTCGCCGCCCGTCAGCGCGTATAGCTCACGGATCTGTTCCGCCGTC
This sequence is a window from Aggregatilinea lenta. Protein-coding genes within it:
- a CDS encoding integrase core domain-containing protein; the encoded protein is MVGHQVIGTLVDLKRSKHELIAENMFLRQQLVVLERQVVRPKLIQRDRQVLMLLASQIKGWKEALIVVKPDTLIGWHRLGFRLFWRRKSRVRQGRPPIAAEMIALIEEMAINNRTWRAKRIQGELLKLGITVSKETIRKYMRRARQALLPLKRRQTWATFLANHAGEIWACDFVQTYDLFFRTVFVYFIVELESRKVVHYGVTHSPSDGWVAQQIREAMPYTEGPRFLIRDNDKKYRQRFTRVAEDRQIEVVKTPVKAPRANAICERFIGSVRRECLDHLILSERHLQRVIGEYIAYFNHARPHQGIGQRIPDPPEDSLRAGIELPSRIVGNPVLGGLHHDYRRMLE
- the fbp gene encoding class 1 fructose-bisphosphatase: MDPEAAPQRLQTIERHILDQQERFPEATGRLTSLLYDIALSAKLIARETTRAGLANILGATTGINVHGEIQQKLDVYADEVIFRMNDHTRRVCVMASEEHDELRRIPDHHQPGYYVLIYDPLDGSSNIDVNASIGTIFAIHRKITPGNGHGTEADVLQPGTALVAAGYVVYGSSTMLVYSTGAGVHGFTLDTSVGEFLLSHPDIRIPSPGKYYSINHGYEREWTPGIRTYVRWCQAQNEPDMQPLAQRYIGSLVADFHRNLLRGGVFLYPGSAANPTGKLRLTYEVQPLAYIAAQAGGYASDGLTDILDLQPKSLHQCVPFFVGNRDLVEQLEQTLAEHDRDALARYRTVRDAV
- a CDS encoding peptidylprolyl isomerase, which codes for MAKKSTTAGPRSRRLTEEDRARRAEYKSRAELEQMWQRRFLAAILVLVALSLVLVAYALVNDQVIIPNQAITSVDGDEVKTSDFQDRVRFLRWQTAEQIRELYALTGGDLTTLQQYASQQISQLQTPALFGGQVLDEMEEELVLQQAADELGITIDDAEIDRQVDEYMAQTVGLTLPEQETSTPTTVPSVTPTPLVSATPSNTPAPTTTPTPVPTGAASTAEATEASDATEAAEPISTPTSVMTLTPTATLEAGQIQGTLENAADNYYESAQEGSDVDREVVRQVFYYQALSQAVMDEVTKDTPAEELQVNTRHLLFAFNPDNPSDTTPPTDEQRADAQARAEAAMEALQSGEPFADLAKALSDDTGSASGGGSLGWSSPDAYDSAFADAAMNATLGEIVGPVESQFGYHIIQVLGREVRDLTASQLSSARSEAFTTWLDAQKAAADIERNEDWLDRVPDEPTYNELLGDILPVS